Proteins encoded together in one Terriglobus saanensis SP1PR4 window:
- a CDS encoding peptidylprolyl isomerase encodes MTMRATFRVFAVALLLCFICRSMPAQTPAKPADPRGESVDRIIAIVNGQIILQSDLDEEVRFAKLQPYRLGAGKTLREQAMSRLIDRTLILQQQQGMGQAPITDAELDAAITDLRKDLPACAHAACETDEGWIKFLAGVGFTPEEVRERWRIRLEVLRFIEQRFRAGIRISDAQIEEFYKTTMLPQYAQQKVQPPPLETISARIEQVLLEQQVSVLLDQWLKTLREQGSVRILKEGEDAQ; translated from the coding sequence ATGACGATGCGCGCTACATTCCGGGTCTTCGCAGTGGCATTGCTGCTGTGCTTTATCTGCCGTAGTATGCCCGCGCAGACACCGGCGAAGCCGGCAGACCCGCGTGGGGAATCCGTGGACCGGATCATCGCGATTGTGAATGGGCAGATCATTCTGCAGAGCGACCTGGACGAAGAGGTACGGTTTGCAAAGTTGCAGCCATACCGCCTGGGCGCTGGAAAGACGCTGCGTGAACAGGCGATGAGCCGTCTCATCGACCGCACGTTGATCCTGCAGCAGCAGCAGGGTATGGGACAGGCGCCGATCACAGACGCTGAGTTGGATGCTGCAATTACGGACCTCCGCAAAGACCTGCCCGCCTGCGCACATGCTGCCTGCGAGACGGACGAAGGCTGGATCAAGTTTCTTGCCGGAGTCGGTTTTACTCCCGAAGAGGTGCGCGAGCGTTGGCGCATCCGTCTGGAAGTCTTGCGATTTATTGAGCAGAGATTCCGCGCGGGCATCCGTATCTCTGACGCGCAGATTGAAGAGTTCTACAAGACCACGATGCTTCCGCAGTACGCCCAGCAGAAAGTGCAGCCTCCGCCGCTGGAGACCATTAGCGCGAGGATCGAGCAGGTACTTCTGGAGCAACAGGTGAGCGTGCTTCTGGATCAATGGTTAAAGACACTGCGAGAGCAGGGCTCTGTGCGGATTCTCAAAGAGGGGGAGGACGCACAGTGA